One segment of Yersinia kristensenii DNA contains the following:
- a CDS encoding K(+)-transporting ATPase subunit F → MSVSIICGALLVLLLLGYLVYALFNAEDF, encoded by the coding sequence GTGAGTGTCAGCATCATTTGTGGTGCGCTGCTGGTTCTGCTGCTACTGGGCTATCTGGTTTATGCCTTATTTAACGCGGAGGACTTTTAA
- the kdpA gene encoding potassium-transporting ATPase subunit KdpA codes for MAASGFLLIASFMLVLLVLSRPLGSFLARLIEGEPFAPLQRIEAGLWCCSGVKNQEMNGWQYALAILSFNVLGVVLLFALLMMQGSLPLNPENMPGLSWHLALNTAVSFVTNTNWQAYSGENTLSYLSQMAGLTVQNFLSAATGIAVAFALIRAFARHSASTLGNAWVDLVRITLYVLLPISLLIALVFVSQGVLQNLDSYLHITTLEGVKQTLPMGPVASQEAIKLLGTNGGGFFGANSAHPFENPTAFSNFVQMLAIFLIPCALCFSFGQVVGDNRQGHALIWAMSLIFVVAVVVVMYAELAGNPHLMQLGADSNINMEGKESRFGILATSMYAVVTTAASCGAVNAMHDSFTALGGMVPLWLMQIGEVVFGGVGSGLYGMLLFVLLTVFIAGLMIGRTPEYLGKKIDVFDMKMTALAILVTPTIVLLGTALALGTDAGRAGILNPGAHGFSEVLYALSSAANNNGSAFAGLSVNTPFYNLLLAAAMFLGRFGVILPVLAIASSLVAKKRQPAGNGTLPTAGPLFIGLLVGTVLLVGALTFIPALALGPVAEHLQVWLTH; via the coding sequence ATGGCGGCATCAGGATTTCTGCTTATTGCCAGCTTTATGTTGGTGTTGTTGGTGCTGTCCCGTCCATTGGGAAGTTTCTTGGCGCGCCTTATTGAAGGTGAGCCCTTCGCGCCATTACAAAGAATCGAGGCCGGTTTATGGTGCTGTAGTGGGGTAAAAAACCAGGAAATGAACGGTTGGCAATATGCGCTGGCCATTCTCAGTTTTAACGTGCTGGGCGTGGTGCTGTTGTTCGCGCTGTTAATGATGCAAGGTTCATTACCACTGAATCCGGAAAATATGCCGGGGCTGTCATGGCATTTAGCGCTGAATACTGCGGTGAGTTTTGTCACTAACACTAACTGGCAAGCCTATAGCGGGGAGAATACCCTCAGTTACCTGAGCCAAATGGCCGGTCTGACAGTACAAAACTTCCTCTCTGCTGCCACCGGTATTGCGGTGGCTTTTGCGCTAATTCGCGCATTTGCCCGCCATTCAGCCAGCACATTGGGCAATGCCTGGGTCGATTTGGTTCGCATCACTTTATATGTCTTATTGCCAATTTCGCTGCTTATTGCGCTGGTTTTTGTCAGTCAAGGCGTCTTGCAGAATCTGGATAGTTATCTGCATATCACCACCCTCGAGGGGGTAAAACAGACCTTGCCAATGGGGCCGGTGGCCTCGCAGGAAGCCATAAAACTGCTGGGTACCAATGGTGGCGGCTTCTTTGGTGCCAACTCAGCGCATCCGTTTGAGAACCCGACGGCATTTAGCAACTTTGTGCAAATGCTGGCGATTTTCCTGATCCCCTGCGCATTGTGTTTCTCTTTCGGCCAAGTGGTCGGGGATAACCGCCAGGGCCACGCGCTGATCTGGGCCATGTCACTGATTTTTGTGGTGGCGGTGGTGGTGGTGATGTATGCCGAGCTGGCCGGTAACCCGCATTTGATGCAGTTGGGTGCCGACAGCAATATCAATATGGAGGGCAAAGAATCCCGCTTCGGTATTCTGGCGACCAGCATGTACGCCGTAGTCACCACTGCGGCATCTTGCGGTGCGGTTAACGCCATGCATGACTCCTTTACCGCGCTGGGTGGCATGGTGCCCCTGTGGTTGATGCAGATTGGTGAAGTGGTGTTTGGCGGCGTCGGCTCCGGTTTGTACGGCATGCTGTTATTCGTGCTGCTGACGGTCTTTATTGCCGGGCTGATGATTGGCCGTACCCCTGAATACCTCGGCAAGAAAATTGACGTATTTGATATGAAAATGACCGCGCTGGCGATTTTGGTCACGCCAACTATCGTGCTGTTAGGCACCGCACTGGCGCTCGGCACTGATGCCGGTCGCGCAGGGATTCTTAACCCCGGTGCGCATGGTTTTAGCGAAGTGCTTTACGCCCTCTCTTCGGCGGCCAATAACAACGGCAGCGCCTTTGCTGGCCTGAGTGTCAATACGCCGTTTTATAACTTGCTGCTGGCTGCGGCGATGTTCTTGGGTCGATTCGGTGTGATTCTGCCGGTGCTGGCGATTGCCAGTTCATTGGTGGCGAAGAAACGGCAACCGGCTGGCAACGGCACTCTGCCTACTGCGGGGCCACTGTTTATCGGCTTGCTGGTGGGCACCGTGTTGTTGGTGGGCGCATTGACCTTTATCCCAGCTCTGGCCCTAGGCCCGGTCGCCGAACATCTACAAGTTTGGTTAACACATTGA
- the kdpB gene encoding potassium-transporting ATPase subunit KdpB: MTRKQRAIFEPALVRTALLDAVKKLDPRVQWRNPVMFVVYLGSGLTTLIWLAILSGQTAGNAMFTGSVALWLWFTVLFANFAEALAEGRSKAQAESLRGVKKTSWAKKLTEARFDAPQEKVSADSLRKGDVVLIEAGDTVPCDGEVLEGGASVDESAITGESAPVIRESGGDFSSVTGGTRVLSDWLVVQCSVNPGETFLDRMIAMVEGAKRRKTPNEVALTILLVALTIVFLLATATLYPFSVFSVEANHAGSPVTITVLVALLVCLIPTTIGGLLSAIGVAGMSRMLGANVIATSGRAVEAAGDVDVLLLDKTGTITLGNRQASEFLPAPGVTEQQLADAAQLSSLADETPEGRSIVVLAKQRFNLRERDLHSLNATFVPFSAQTRMSGVNIQDRMIRKGAVDAIRRHVESNQGHFPRAVEDAVESVARTGGTPLVVADGPRVLGVVALKDIVKGGIKERFAELRKMGIKTVMITGDNRLTAAAIAAEAGVDDFLAEATPEAKLALIRQYQAEGRLVAMTGDGTNDAPALAQADVAVAMNSGTQAAKEAGNMVDLDSNPTKLIEVVHIGKQMLMTRGSLTTFSIANDVAKYFAIIPAAFAATYPQLNTLNVMQLHSPASAILSAVIFNALVIVFLIPLALKGVSYKAMSAAALLRRNLWIYGLGGLLVPFVGIKLIDLVLTALNLA, encoded by the coding sequence ATGACCCGCAAACAACGCGCAATTTTTGAGCCAGCACTGGTTCGCACTGCGCTGCTTGATGCCGTGAAGAAACTGGACCCGCGCGTCCAGTGGCGCAATCCGGTGATGTTCGTGGTGTATCTGGGTAGTGGGCTGACCACCCTGATTTGGTTGGCTATTTTAAGCGGACAGACCGCTGGCAATGCCATGTTTACCGGCAGTGTTGCCCTGTGGCTATGGTTTACCGTGCTGTTCGCCAACTTTGCCGAAGCATTGGCCGAGGGGCGCAGCAAAGCGCAGGCGGAGAGTCTGCGCGGCGTGAAAAAAACCAGTTGGGCGAAAAAACTGACTGAAGCCCGCTTTGATGCACCGCAAGAGAAAGTCTCTGCCGACAGTTTGCGCAAAGGTGATGTGGTGCTGATTGAAGCCGGTGACACCGTGCCCTGTGACGGTGAAGTGCTGGAGGGCGGGGCCTCGGTGGATGAAAGCGCCATTACCGGTGAATCTGCGCCGGTTATCCGTGAATCCGGCGGCGACTTCTCCTCGGTAACCGGCGGGACTCGGGTGCTATCAGACTGGCTGGTGGTTCAGTGCAGTGTTAACCCCGGCGAGACTTTCCTCGACCGCATGATAGCCATGGTGGAAGGGGCTAAACGGCGCAAAACCCCGAATGAAGTGGCGCTGACCATTTTGCTGGTGGCACTGACTATCGTCTTTTTACTGGCGACCGCGACTTTATACCCATTTTCAGTCTTCAGTGTTGAAGCCAACCATGCCGGTTCACCGGTCACCATCACTGTGCTAGTAGCACTGCTGGTTTGCTTGATCCCCACCACCATCGGCGGGTTGTTATCCGCTATTGGCGTGGCTGGGATGAGCCGCATGTTAGGGGCCAATGTGATAGCCACCAGCGGGCGCGCCGTCGAAGCTGCCGGTGACGTCGATGTGCTGCTGCTGGATAAAACCGGCACCATCACGCTGGGTAACCGCCAGGCATCAGAATTCTTGCCTGCACCGGGAGTGACCGAGCAACAACTGGCGGATGCCGCACAGCTCTCATCACTGGCCGACGAAACCCCGGAAGGCCGCAGTATTGTGGTGCTGGCTAAACAGCGCTTTAACTTGCGCGAACGCGACTTGCACAGTTTGAATGCCACCTTTGTACCCTTCTCAGCACAAACCCGCATGAGCGGCGTGAATATACAAGACCGAATGATTCGCAAAGGTGCGGTCGATGCGATTCGCCGTCATGTGGAATCCAATCAGGGTCATTTCCCACGCGCGGTAGAAGATGCAGTGGAAAGTGTAGCGCGCACCGGCGGTACCCCCTTGGTGGTGGCCGATGGCCCTCGGGTGCTGGGGGTGGTGGCGCTGAAAGATATCGTCAAAGGCGGCATTAAAGAACGTTTTGCTGAGCTGCGCAAAATGGGCATTAAAACCGTGATGATCACCGGTGACAACCGTCTGACTGCGGCGGCGATTGCGGCTGAGGCTGGGGTCGATGATTTTCTGGCCGAAGCCACACCGGAAGCCAAGCTGGCCTTGATTCGCCAATATCAGGCCGAGGGGCGACTGGTGGCCATGACCGGCGACGGCACCAACGACGCCCCAGCACTGGCACAGGCGGATGTCGCGGTGGCGATGAATTCTGGGACTCAAGCCGCCAAAGAGGCGGGCAACATGGTGGATTTGGACTCTAACCCGACCAAGTTGATTGAAGTGGTGCATATCGGCAAACAAATGCTAATGACCCGTGGCTCGCTGACCACTTTTAGTATCGCCAACGACGTCGCCAAATATTTCGCCATTATTCCGGCGGCATTTGCGGCCACTTACCCACAGCTTAACACCTTGAATGTGATGCAATTACATTCACCGGCCTCGGCAATATTGTCGGCGGTTATCTTTAATGCGCTGGTGATTGTGTTCCTGATCCCGCTGGCGCTAAAAGGGGTCAGTTATAAGGCGATGAGCGCCGCCGCCCTGTTACGCCGCAATCTGTGGATTTACGGTTTGGGCGGGTTACTGGTGCCGTTTGTTGGTATCAAGCTCATCGATCTGGTGCTGACGGCGTTAAATCTGGCTTAA
- a CDS encoding YbfA family protein, with amino-acid sequence MTMYNAYPLHQVILRRIVVILVGLLALPVMLFRKDRARFYSYLHRVWIKTSDKPVWLAQSEMAPQDFY; translated from the coding sequence ATGACCATGTACAACGCATACCCATTGCATCAGGTTATTTTGCGTCGCATCGTAGTGATTCTGGTGGGGTTATTAGCGCTACCGGTGATGCTTTTCCGCAAAGACCGCGCCCGTTTTTATAGCTATTTGCACCGTGTCTGGATCAAAACCAGTGATAAACCGGTTTGGTTGGCACAGTCTGAAATGGCCCCGCAAGATTTTTATTGA
- a CDS encoding toxin-activating lysine-acyltransferase — protein MINNKFTSLESSEIQKIMGGVMLLTQRSPLHRAYFVSEWFQQIYPAIILNQFRYYEDEQGNPLAFCNWAFLSEKNMNEILSGERDIRKEDWQSGSNMFFPEMIAPYGHAKMMATDLRRNIHSSRKGEWVCAIRGQLNKQCSSDKPKIQWFKI, from the coding sequence GTGATAAATAATAAATTCACATCGCTAGAATCATCCGAAATACAAAAAATAATGGGTGGAGTAATGCTGTTAACGCAGCGTTCTCCGCTGCATAGAGCTTATTTTGTTTCGGAATGGTTTCAGCAGATTTACCCGGCGATTATATTAAATCAATTTCGTTATTATGAAGATGAACAGGGTAACCCACTTGCATTTTGCAATTGGGCATTTTTATCTGAAAAAAATATGAACGAAATACTTTCAGGTGAGCGTGATATTAGAAAAGAAGATTGGCAGTCCGGCAGTAATATGTTTTTCCCAGAAATGATAGCCCCTTATGGTCATGCGAAAATGATGGCGACTGATTTGCGCAGGAATATACATTCTTCCAGAAAGGGAGAATGGGTGTGTGCTATCCGGGGGCAACTCAATAAACAGTGTTCTTCAGATAAACCCAAAATCCAATGGTTTAAAATTTAA